Proteins encoded together in one Benincasa hispida cultivar B227 chromosome 1, ASM972705v1, whole genome shotgun sequence window:
- the LOC120069243 gene encoding xylulose 5-phosphate/phosphate translocator, chloroplastic, with translation MLSSHIISSKNPLSTNPTSPFSPFYPNLLPTVRSKSPNRPKISTFATVNGVSSKPTSQILNPIRKSSRFCKNPVNPFGFLPSKPNSHVLAAAAAEGGDTAADSASSGKTFQLAIVFGLWYFQNIVFNIYNKKVLNIFPFPWLLASFQLFAGSVWMLVLWSFKLQPCPKISKPFLIALLGPALFHTIGHISACVSFSKVAVSFTHVIKSAEPVFSVLFSSFLGDSYPIQVWLSILPIVFGCSLAAITEATFNFEGLSGAMISNVGFVLRNIYSKRSLQNFKEVNGLNLYGWISIISLLYLFPVAIFVEGSKWVQGYHQAIASIGNASTLYIWVLISGIFYHLYNQSSYQALDEISPLTFSVGNTMKRVVVIVASVLVFRNPVRPLNAVGSAIAIFGTFLYSQATTKKSAKKIEEGEKKD, from the coding sequence ATGCTCTCCTCACACATCATATCTTCGAAAAACCCTCTTTCCACCAACCCCACTTCCCCCTTTTCCCCATTCTACCCAAATCTCCTCCCAACCGTCCGATCGAAATCCCCCAATCGCCCCAAAATCTCCACCTTCGCCACCGTTAATGGCGTCTCTTCAAAACCCACGTCTCAGATTCTCAATCCAATCCGCAAATCAAGCCGGTTCTGCAAAAATCCCGTGAACCCATTTGGGTTTCTTCCGTCCAAACCTAACTCCCATGTCCTCGCCGCCGCTGCCGCAGAAGGCGGCGATACCGCCGCCGATTCCGCCTCCAGCGGTAAAACATTTCAGCTCGCCATCGTCTTTGGTCTCTGGTATTTTCAGAACATAGTTTTCAATATCTACAACAAGAAGGTTCTCAACATTTTCCCTTTCCCATGGCTTCTTGCTTCGTTTCAACTCTTCGCTGGATCGGTTTGGATGCTCGTTCTTTGGTCCTTCAAGCTTCAGCCATGCCCTAAAATCTCAAAGCCCTTTCTAATCGCCCTCCTCGGTCCCGCTTTATTTCACACAATCGGCCATATCTCCGCCTGTGTTTCGTTCTCAAAAGTCGCTGTTTCTTTCACCCATGTCATTAAATCGGCTGAACCGGTCTTCTCGGTTCTATTCTCCTCGTTCCTCGGCGATTCGTATCCAATCCAGGTCTGGCTCTCGATTCTCCCCATTGTTTTTGGCTGTTCTTTGGCCGCCATTACTGAAGCTACCTTCAATTTTGAAGGTCTTTCAGGCGCCATGATCAGCAATGTAGGATTTGTGTTAAGAAACATTTACTCTAAAAGGAGCTTGCAGAACTTCAAGGAGGTTAATGGGTTGAATTTATATGGTTGGATTAGCATAATTTCTTTGTTGTATCTGTTTCCTGTGGCCATTTTCGTTGAAGGGTCCAAATGGGTTCAAGGATATCATCAAGCAATTGCTTCCATTGGAAATGCTTCAACATTATATATCTGGGTTTTGATTTCTGGAATATTTTATCATCTTTATAATCAATCTTCTTACCAAGCTTTGGATGAAATCAGTCCCTTGACATTCTCTGTTGGGAATACAATGAAGAGAGTGGTTGTGATTGTGGCTTCTGTGTTGGTTTTTAGAAATCCAGTTAGGCCTTTGAATGCTGTTGGTTCTGCCATTGCCATTTTTGGGACTTTTCTGTATTCTCAGGCAACCACTAAAAAGAGTGCTAAGAAGATTGAGGAAGGTGAAAAGAAGGATTGA